The following coding sequences lie in one Mucilaginibacter sp. KACC 22773 genomic window:
- a CDS encoding TldD/PmbA family protein, with protein sequence MRRRDFIYLTGMGAGALMLPGMNALGKTIDPVKALEGVDVKIKKELADVALNAAKSNGATYADVRIGRYLNQFVVTRENKVLNVANTESYGIGIRVIANGCWGFAATNDVTKEGMAKTALKAVAVAKANAKIGGAPVELAPQKGYGEVSWKTPLTKNAFEVPIKEKVDLLLNANGVAMAGGANFVNSIMFAVNEQKYFASTDGSYIDQDVHRLFPSFTVTKIDPAAGSFETRRSLSSPVGMGYEYLDPLDSEKVAGITTRYKKRYDMIEDMKFATQQAADKIKAKSVEPGKYDLVLDPSHLWLTIHESVGHPTELDRVLGYEANFAGTSFLTLDKWKSGKFNFGSKAVNIVADKTQVGSLGAVGYDDEGVKCKKWDIIKEGTLVNYQAIRDQAHIIGLTESQGCCYSQSWQDVQFQRMPNISLQPGKTPLSVDEMIKNVEKGVYIIGDGSFSIDQQRYNFQFGGQLFYEIKNGKIAGMLNDVAYQANTQEFWNSCSQVCDERDYRLGGAFNDGKGQPGQSSAVSHGSSTALFKGVNVINTKRKIG encoded by the coding sequence TTGAGAAGACGTGACTTTATCTATTTAACGGGTATGGGTGCCGGCGCTTTGATGCTGCCCGGTATGAATGCCCTCGGTAAAACAATCGATCCGGTAAAGGCGCTGGAAGGCGTTGATGTAAAGATCAAAAAAGAGTTGGCTGACGTGGCTTTAAACGCAGCCAAATCAAACGGTGCTACTTATGCCGATGTTAGGATTGGCCGCTACCTTAACCAGTTTGTGGTTACCCGCGAAAACAAGGTACTTAATGTGGCTAATACCGAATCGTACGGTATCGGTATCAGGGTTATAGCTAATGGTTGCTGGGGATTTGCAGCAACCAACGATGTAACTAAAGAGGGCATGGCTAAAACGGCCCTGAAAGCAGTTGCAGTCGCCAAAGCCAATGCCAAAATTGGAGGTGCGCCCGTAGAGCTTGCTCCCCAAAAAGGTTATGGCGAAGTAAGCTGGAAAACACCGCTTACCAAAAATGCTTTTGAAGTGCCTATCAAAGAAAAGGTTGACCTGTTGCTTAACGCCAACGGCGTGGCCATGGCAGGCGGGGCCAACTTTGTAAACTCGATAATGTTTGCCGTAAACGAGCAAAAATACTTTGCATCAACCGATGGTTCGTATATCGATCAGGATGTACATCGCTTATTCCCAAGTTTTACGGTGACCAAAATTGATCCTGCAGCCGGTTCATTTGAAACCCGCAGGTCATTAAGCTCGCCGGTTGGTATGGGATACGAGTATCTTGATCCGCTGGATAGCGAGAAAGTGGCTGGTATAACTACCCGCTACAAAAAACGTTATGACATGATTGAAGATATGAAGTTTGCTACCCAGCAGGCTGCCGATAAAATAAAAGCAAAATCGGTTGAGCCGGGCAAATATGACCTGGTGCTTGATCCTTCGCATTTATGGTTAACCATTCACGAATCTGTTGGCCACCCTACCGAGCTTGACCGCGTATTGGGCTACGAGGCTAACTTTGCCGGTACCAGCTTCCTTACATTGGACAAATGGAAATCGGGCAAGTTTAACTTTGGCAGCAAAGCCGTAAATATTGTGGCCGATAAAACCCAGGTGGGTTCATTAGGCGCTGTAGGTTATGATGATGAGGGTGTTAAGTGTAAAAAATGGGATATCATAAAAGAGGGCACCTTAGTTAACTACCAGGCCATCCGCGACCAGGCACATATCATCGGGCTTACTGAGTCGCAAGGCTGCTGTTACTCGCAAAGCTGGCAGGACGTACAATTCCAGCGTATGCCAAATATATCTTTGCAACCGGGCAAAACCCCATTGAGTGTTGATGAGATGATTAAAAACGTCGAGAAAGGTGTTTACATTATTGGCGATGGCTCATTCTCTATCGATCAGCAGCGCTATAACTTCCAGTTTGGCGGGCAGCTGTTTTATGAGATTAAAAATGGCAAAATAGCCGGGATGCTTAACGATGTTGCCTACCAGGCCAATACACAGGAGTTCTGGAATTCCTGTAGCCAGGTTTGCGATGAGCGCGACTACCGTTTAGGCGGGGCCTTTAATGACGGTAAAGGCCAGCCGGGCCAGTCAAGCGCGGTATCGCACGGGTCATCAACCGCATTATTTAAGGGAGTGAATGTAATCAACACTAAAAGAAAAATCGGATAA
- a CDS encoding TldD/PmbA family protein: MPILNKEEAQALLKKVLAYSKAEECEVSLNGSEGGNIRTALNAVSTAGDISTIGLAVTSVFGKKAGTATIDEFDDAALERVVRRSEELAQLAPANPEYMPMLGPQTFAEAITFNANTAAITPDTRAEMVAKSLSVTKEAKLTAAGFLENSTSFNAVMNSKGLFAYNKGSDVTFSVTTRNQEGTASGYAARGFTDVSKMDTFSATKYAAGKCLSSSGAKAIEPGKYTVILEPVAATYLLENMFRFDARSAEEGRSFLSKKGGGTRLGEQLMDPKVNIYSDPFNPDLPSTTWSGEGLPREKTSWIEKGVVKNLSYSRYWADKKGVKPLPGPGNIIMDGGDASLEDLIKSTERGILVSRLWYIRMVDPQSLLLTGLTRDGTFYIENGKIKFPVKNFRFNESPVIMLNNLEALGKQERSISVESYRSYLIPTLKVRDFTFSSLSDAV, translated from the coding sequence ATGCCTATATTAAATAAAGAAGAAGCCCAGGCTTTACTAAAAAAGGTACTTGCCTATTCAAAAGCCGAGGAATGTGAGGTAAGTTTAAACGGCAGCGAAGGCGGTAATATCCGCACTGCTTTAAACGCGGTTTCAACAGCCGGCGATATCAGTACTATTGGATTGGCCGTAACATCGGTATTTGGCAAAAAAGCCGGTACCGCCACCATTGATGAATTTGACGATGCCGCCCTTGAAAGGGTGGTACGCCGGTCGGAGGAGCTGGCGCAGTTAGCACCGGCCAATCCCGAGTATATGCCGATGTTAGGTCCGCAAACTTTTGCAGAGGCCATCACCTTTAACGCCAACACTGCAGCCATAACGCCGGATACCCGCGCAGAAATGGTGGCCAAGAGCTTATCGGTTACTAAGGAAGCAAAATTGACAGCAGCCGGGTTCCTCGAGAATTCTACCAGTTTTAACGCCGTTATGAATTCTAAAGGCTTGTTTGCTTATAACAAAGGTAGCGATGTTACTTTCTCGGTTACTACACGTAACCAGGAAGGCACAGCATCTGGCTATGCGGCCAGGGGATTTACCGATGTAAGTAAGATGGATACTTTTTCGGCAACCAAATACGCCGCGGGTAAATGTTTAAGCTCGTCAGGTGCAAAAGCCATAGAGCCAGGTAAATATACTGTGATATTGGAACCCGTTGCGGCTACCTACCTATTGGAAAACATGTTCCGTTTTGATGCCCGGAGCGCGGAGGAAGGCCGTAGCTTTTTGAGCAAAAAGGGTGGGGGCACCCGCCTGGGTGAACAATTAATGGACCCAAAAGTAAATATCTACTCTGATCCCTTTAATCCCGACCTTCCATCAACCACATGGAGCGGCGAAGGCTTGCCGCGCGAAAAAACCAGCTGGATTGAAAAAGGCGTAGTTAAAAACTTAAGTTATAGCCGCTACTGGGCTGATAAAAAAGGTGTTAAGCCTTTGCCCGGGCCTGGCAATATCATTATGGATGGCGGCGATGCCAGCCTGGAAGACCTCATTAAAAGCACCGAACGAGGTATCCTGGTATCACGCCTGTGGTATATCCGCATGGTCGATCCGCAATCGCTGTTGTTAACAGGCCTAACCCGCGATGGTACGTTTTATATAGAGAATGGCAAAATCAAGTTCCCGGTTAAAAACTTCAGGTTTAACGAGAGCCCGGTTATTATGCTAAACAACCTGGAAGCATTGGGCAAGCAGGAGCGGAGCATCAGTGTAGAAAGCTACCGTAGTTACCTGATTCCTACGTTGAAGGTCAGGGACTTTACGTTTAGTTCACTATCAGATGCGGTTTAA
- a CDS encoding glycoside hydrolase family 16 protein: MKCKKCNYGFMVFFCCALAVSTICLGQKKKAAAKTEETVIFFDDFEGKKLNRNKWNAEVTGMHVNNELQAYVDTGSTVFLVSGAAAEGAKKGALVIRPQWIPGFKTKDGQTFDFISGRINTQNKFEFAYGKAEARIKLTEGAGLWPAWWLLGNGLWPACGEIDIMEYVGEKDWASAAVHGPGYSGETPFVNRQYFSAGNNVTQWHIYAVEWTPDALYFKYDGKLMFRLNKNMTGHYGKWAFDNKKYLILNYALGGAYPVKINGVTLPYNGMPASTVDLIKKNKAKMLVDWVKVTQKK, from the coding sequence ATGAAATGTAAAAAGTGTAATTATGGCTTTATGGTTTTCTTTTGTTGTGCGCTTGCTGTATCTACCATTTGCTTGGGTCAGAAGAAAAAAGCAGCAGCAAAAACTGAAGAGACGGTCATTTTTTTTGATGACTTCGAGGGCAAAAAACTCAATCGCAATAAATGGAATGCCGAAGTAACCGGTATGCATGTGAACAATGAACTGCAGGCTTATGTTGATACGGGTTCGACTGTGTTTTTGGTTAGTGGTGCAGCGGCAGAGGGTGCAAAAAAGGGTGCCTTAGTAATAAGGCCACAGTGGATACCTGGTTTTAAAACAAAAGACGGGCAAACTTTTGATTTCATATCAGGCAGGATAAATACCCAAAATAAATTTGAATTTGCCTACGGAAAAGCCGAGGCCAGGATTAAACTAACTGAAGGTGCCGGCCTTTGGCCCGCCTGGTGGTTGTTAGGTAACGGCCTTTGGCCCGCCTGTGGCGAAATTGACATTATGGAATACGTAGGCGAAAAGGATTGGGCCAGTGCCGCCGTGCATGGCCCTGGCTACAGCGGCGAAACACCATTTGTAAACCGCCAGTATTTTAGTGCAGGCAATAATGTTACCCAATGGCACATTTACGCCGTAGAATGGACGCCGGATGCCCTTTATTTTAAATACGATGGTAAACTTATGTTCAGGTTAAATAAAAATATGACCGGGCATTACGGGAAGTGGGCGTTTGATAACAAAAAATACCTCATCCTGAATTACGCCCTTGGCGGTGCTTACCCGGTAAAAATAAACGGCGTAACTTTGCCTTACAATGGTATGCCGGCATCAACAGTAGATCTTATTAAGAAAAACAAAGCAAAAATGCTGGTTGATTGGGTTAAGGTAACTCAAAAAAAATAA
- a CDS encoding Ig-like domain-containing protein, giving the protein MKIRLLIFIFLLISLRGFSQSCSLTVAISSSEPGICAGNTIALTATPSGGSGNYDYAWSTGETVNPIHVNKAGNYTVTVTDKTSGCTASKTITVNITPTPAAPVVTGGGTVCQGTSAHLQITSAGDSFQWYTQAAGGTPFHNGNSYDTPPVTGYTAYYVEATTAGCTSSRTTVSVNVLSKPVAHSVKACAGSPVTLSVSNGDNYSWYTSSTSTNVVNTGPTLTIASLQQSVSYYVTSTVNGCTSQRTVVSATVTSAPQPPTVTSNNTVCSGSVITLHADAPSGVADWFDTPTGGTPLISSPDYTTPPLTANTTYYVQNTINDCQSPRVPVNVTVNPIPAAPAQQTVNSCYNSSAHLTAGTDGTYQWYADADGKHFLKQGLTYDTPPLTQDITYYIVATNSGCNSAPSPVNVIVAPPVAAPSVLNPPITCSGSTAVITATAPGGTYQWFATATDNNPLPVTENGKFTTPALTATTTYYVQTTVGQCTSSRTAVKVVVSSPVASPVARDANICSGNQATLSATGPAGDYAWFDSGNNLVQVGQTFITPALTASTTYTVQVTVNGCTSAPVAVKVVVTPLPQSPVVGPSPTICPGSTANLSASAAAGESIDWYDVPSGGVSLHTGNTFATPPLSADKTYYVQSTSGTCTSTRTPVTVTVDNSGTSFRYSSATYATTGANPTPVIINPSGSGIFSAPPGLVFISTATGQINVGASIPGTYNVVLTSSGTCSGTYSSIITISASPLTGFTYNTPICKTGANPKPAFAPGASAGVFTASPAGLTFVDDKTGEISLANTAKGTYTITNTIPPSGSFSGSSSSFNITIDDAVTVSAGANQSVPLNTPVTLNGSVSGASGGTWSGGAGKFSDVNDLHAVYTPANNESKAVLTLLSNKSAGACNAASATVTIFFNTVPPAPTAQDAQICKGSSATLTATAPGGTYNWFTAASGGSSIKQGASYTTPSLTATTTYYVQTTVNGLNSQRKAVTVTVYDAPPTPQTSADTVVICAGSTAKFVASGSAGTYQWLNESGQLVNIGDTFTTSSLNTSTFYNVQAAVGQCVSAMKKVVVIVNPTPYITSSSSGFTCSGNPLNYTITANLPTATFSWGRAAVAGISNPAVSNQTNTLISETLINTTANPINVTYTITPINGTCPGTPIKYVVTVYPTPVITKSPKISICNGTSANYNIKFNTANTSFRWSRAAVAGITNNAVSGQASNVIREVLYNTNTTPIDVVYTINYKTNDCDGEPFNWVVTVNPALNITSDTVSLACNKTPQNYAITSNVPTATFSWTRAAVPGISNPAATGTGPIIDEALTNTTTAPVSVNYIITPSAYGCDGVPFTHTVNVNTKPNVPQANSNSPVCLGNTINLRTPSLAGATYMWTGPNNFSSTSQNPDIPATVESAGTYNLFVTVAGCTSDAGVTTVQVNQPPVATATGPQLVCSNVTSIALKGSVTGGTTTGIWSSSNPKGRFLPSSTSVDNVQYIPSADEKAAGSVTITLSSTSKDDCTISTSVLNIRYGQEPGADAGKNQNVCSQDQFVQLAGKVLVPGGTGFWSTATGDGQFHSGNQPNATYSPGVNDLKKGSVMLTFNVDNSGQCYTPSDSVKITFFGPPELTTEKIRYVLRDKTITLHPSVNDESVSYLWSPNYNISDIHAKNPVITGSVDTTYTLTITDSLGCITTGTTHIVVSPSLSVSNAFSPNGDGTNDTWEITGLVAYENSTVDVFNRYGTLIFHSKGYGVPWDGKSNGQPVPVGVYYFIVDTKLNGQRFTGYVTVLR; this is encoded by the coding sequence ATGAAGATCCGTCTACTTATTTTTATTTTTTTACTTATTTCGCTGCGTGGCTTTAGCCAGTCGTGCTCATTAACTGTTGCTATATCTTCTTCCGAACCGGGCATATGCGCGGGCAACACTATTGCTTTAACAGCTACTCCCTCTGGCGGCTCTGGCAATTATGATTACGCATGGAGCACGGGCGAAACCGTTAATCCAATTCACGTAAACAAAGCAGGCAACTATACGGTAACTGTTACCGACAAAACTTCGGGTTGCACGGCAAGCAAAACAATCACTGTAAACATTACGCCAACACCTGCTGCGCCGGTAGTAACGGGTGGCGGCACGGTTTGCCAGGGCACAAGCGCCCATCTCCAGATTACTTCGGCTGGCGATAGTTTTCAATGGTACACACAAGCAGCAGGCGGCACCCCGTTTCATAACGGCAATAGCTATGATACACCACCGGTTACCGGGTATACGGCCTACTATGTTGAAGCCACTACCGCTGGTTGCACAAGTTCACGAACCACGGTGTCTGTTAACGTTTTAAGCAAGCCCGTAGCCCATAGTGTTAAAGCATGCGCGGGCAGTCCGGTTACCCTATCGGTAAGCAATGGTGATAATTATAGCTGGTATACCTCAAGTACCTCAACAAACGTGGTTAATACCGGGCCAACGCTTACAATTGCGTCGTTGCAACAATCGGTAAGTTACTATGTTACCTCTACTGTTAACGGATGTACAAGCCAACGCACAGTTGTATCTGCAACGGTAACTTCGGCACCACAACCGCCCACGGTTACCAGTAATAACACTGTATGTTCGGGCTCTGTAATCACTTTACACGCTGATGCCCCATCCGGTGTTGCTGATTGGTTTGATACCCCTACCGGCGGAACCCCATTAATATCAAGTCCTGATTATACAACGCCGCCGCTTACGGCTAACACCACTTATTATGTACAAAATACCATAAACGATTGCCAAAGCCCGCGTGTACCGGTTAACGTTACCGTAAACCCAATACCTGCCGCGCCCGCGCAACAAACTGTAAATAGTTGCTATAATAGCAGTGCACACCTAACTGCCGGTACAGATGGCACATACCAATGGTATGCAGATGCCGATGGAAAGCACTTTTTAAAACAAGGGCTTACCTACGATACGCCGCCATTGACCCAGGATATTACTTACTATATTGTGGCTACTAATTCGGGTTGTAATAGTGCGCCCAGCCCCGTAAATGTAATTGTGGCGCCACCGGTTGCAGCGCCATCAGTTTTAAACCCGCCTATTACCTGCAGCGGGTCGACTGCTGTAATCACGGCTACAGCGCCAGGAGGAACTTACCAATGGTTTGCAACCGCCACGGATAATAATCCTTTACCGGTTACCGAGAACGGAAAGTTCACCACGCCTGCCTTAACAGCAACTACTACCTATTACGTGCAAACAACCGTAGGGCAGTGCACAAGCAGCCGTACTGCTGTTAAGGTTGTTGTTTCAAGTCCTGTGGCCTCACCTGTGGCGCGCGATGCCAACATCTGCTCCGGAAACCAGGCAACGTTATCCGCAACCGGGCCAGCCGGGGATTATGCCTGGTTTGATAGCGGTAACAACCTTGTACAGGTGGGACAAACATTTATTACCCCGGCATTAACAGCATCTACAACATACACGGTACAGGTTACTGTTAATGGTTGCACCAGCGCACCTGTAGCTGTAAAAGTGGTTGTTACACCGTTGCCGCAGTCACCGGTAGTGGGGCCGTCGCCTACAATCTGTCCTGGTAGCACTGCGAATCTTTCGGCCAGCGCAGCCGCGGGTGAGAGTATTGATTGGTATGACGTACCCTCGGGCGGTGTATCGCTGCACACTGGGAACACCTTTGCTACGCCGCCTTTATCGGCCGATAAAACCTACTATGTGCAAAGTACTTCTGGTACCTGTACCAGTACGCGTACCCCAGTTACGGTTACCGTTGACAATAGCGGCACCTCATTTAGGTATTCGTCGGCAACATATGCAACAACGGGCGCAAATCCAACCCCTGTAATTATCAATCCCTCTGGTAGCGGTATATTCAGTGCGCCTCCGGGCCTGGTGTTTATAAGTACGGCTACAGGACAAATTAATGTCGGCGCAAGTATTCCCGGAACTTATAACGTTGTGTTAACCAGCAGCGGCACTTGTTCGGGTACCTATTCAAGTATTATAACTATCAGCGCGAGTCCCCTTACGGGTTTTACGTATAATACCCCCATTTGTAAAACAGGGGCCAATCCTAAACCAGCATTTGCGCCGGGTGCCAGCGCCGGGGTTTTTACAGCTTCGCCCGCCGGACTAACTTTTGTTGATGATAAAACCGGCGAAATCAGTTTGGCAAATACTGCCAAGGGCACATATACCATCACCAATACCATACCGCCCAGCGGCTCGTTTTCGGGCAGTTCATCATCTTTTAATATTACCATTGATGATGCCGTGACGGTAAGTGCAGGTGCCAATCAGAGTGTACCGCTAAATACACCGGTAACTTTAAATGGCAGCGTAAGCGGTGCTTCGGGAGGTACATGGTCTGGCGGGGCCGGCAAATTTTCAGATGTAAATGATCTTCACGCTGTTTATACTCCTGCAAATAATGAAAGTAAGGCTGTGCTTACTTTACTTTCAAACAAGTCGGCCGGCGCATGTAATGCGGCATCTGCTACGGTAACCATTTTTTTTAATACGGTACCACCGGCACCTACTGCCCAGGATGCCCAAATTTGCAAAGGCAGCAGCGCCACGTTAACAGCGACAGCTCCGGGCGGCACCTATAATTGGTTTACGGCAGCAAGTGGCGGTTCATCAATAAAGCAGGGGGCAAGTTATACTACGCCAAGCCTCACCGCTACTACAACTTATTATGTTCAAACTACGGTAAATGGCCTTAACAGCCAGCGTAAAGCTGTAACAGTAACCGTTTACGATGCACCGCCAACTCCACAAACATCGGCCGATACAGTGGTTATTTGTGCAGGTAGTACGGCAAAATTTGTTGCAAGCGGCTCGGCAGGAACCTACCAGTGGTTAAACGAAAGCGGACAACTCGTAAACATCGGCGATACTTTTACAACGTCGTCATTAAATACAAGTACGTTTTATAATGTACAGGCTGCGGTTGGGCAATGTGTAAGCGCCATGAAAAAGGTAGTTGTTATAGTTAACCCAACACCTTATATTACAAGTAGCTCAAGTGGTTTTACCTGCAGTGGCAATCCTTTAAATTATACTATAACCGCTAACCTGCCAACGGCTACTTTCAGTTGGGGGCGGGCGGCTGTTGCTGGTATTAGTAACCCGGCGGTGTCAAATCAGACCAATACTTTGATTTCAGAAACGTTAATAAATACTACGGCCAATCCTATCAATGTAACTTACACAATTACTCCAATAAATGGCACCTGCCCTGGTACGCCCATTAAGTATGTTGTTACAGTTTACCCTACGCCGGTGATAACCAAATCGCCAAAAATTTCAATATGTAATGGTACCTCTGCCAATTACAATATAAAGTTTAATACAGCCAACACCTCGTTTAGATGGAGCAGGGCAGCCGTGGCAGGTATTACCAATAACGCGGTAAGCGGCCAGGCCTCTAATGTGATCAGGGAGGTGTTATATAATACCAATACCACCCCGATTGATGTTGTTTACACCATTAATTACAAAACAAACGACTGTGATGGCGAACCTTTTAACTGGGTTGTAACCGTTAACCCTGCACTTAATATTACCAGTGATACAGTTTCATTGGCTTGTAATAAAACGCCGCAAAACTACGCCATTACATCCAATGTGCCTACTGCAACCTTTAGCTGGACCCGTGCAGCGGTACCGGGTATCAGTAACCCGGCAGCCACGGGTACCGGCCCCATTATTGATGAAGCTTTAACAAATACTACAACAGCTCCCGTCAGCGTTAACTATATTATTACGCCATCAGCATATGGTTGCGATGGGGTGCCGTTTACTCATACCGTAAATGTTAACACCAAGCCTAATGTACCGCAGGCAAACAGTAACTCGCCGGTGTGCCTTGGCAATACTATTAATTTGCGTACTCCTTCTTTAGCAGGTGCCACATATATGTGGACAGGGCCTAATAATTTTTCCTCAACATCACAAAACCCGGATATTCCGGCTACTGTTGAAAGTGCTGGTACCTATAACTTATTTGTCACCGTGGCCGGTTGTACAAGCGATGCCGGAGTTACCACGGTACAGGTAAATCAGCCACCTGTTGCTACGGCCACGGGTCCCCAACTGGTGTGTAGTAATGTAACGTCTATCGCTCTTAAAGGTTCGGTTACCGGGGGTACTACAACAGGTATCTGGTCGTCAAGTAATCCTAAAGGAAGGTTTTTACCATCGTCAACCTCTGTTGATAATGTGCAGTATATCCCCTCGGCCGACGAAAAGGCTGCAGGCAGTGTCACTATAACCCTGTCATCTACCAGTAAAGACGATTGCACTATCTCTACTTCGGTACTCAATATCAGGTACGGGCAGGAGCCGGGCGCCGATGCCGGTAAAAACCAAAATGTTTGCTCGCAAGATCAGTTTGTGCAATTGGCCGGCAAAGTACTTGTGCCCGGCGGTACAGGTTTTTGGAGCACTGCTACCGGCGACGGTCAGTTTCATTCGGGAAACCAGCCAAATGCCACATATTCGCCGGGGGTTAACGATCTGAAAAAAGGATCGGTTATGCTGACCTTTAATGTAGATAATTCCGGCCAGTGCTATACGCCGTCTGATTCGGTTAAAATAACATTCTTTGGTCCGCCGGAGCTTACCACCGAGAAGATAAGATATGTTTTAAGGGATAAAACGATCACGCTGCACCCATCTGTAAATGACGAATCTGTGAGCTACTTATGGTCGCCAAATTATAATATCAGTGATATTCATGCTAAAAATCCGGTTATAACAGGAAGCGTTGATACCACCTATACACTAACTATTACCGATAGTTTAGGTTGTATTACCACCGGCACCACACATATTGTTGTATCGCCGTCGTTATCGGTATCCAACGCATTTTCGCCCAACGGCGATGGTACGAATGATACCTGGGAAATAACCGGACTGGTAGCCTATGAAAACTCCACGGTTGATGTGTTTAACCGTTACGGTACCCTCATATTCCATTCCAAAGGATATGGTGTACCCTGGGATGGTAAATCAAACGGGCAACCCGTGCCGGTTGGGGTTTATTACTTTATTGTGGATACCAAACTTAACGGGCAACGGTTTACAGGATATGTGACTGTTTTGAGGTAG